From Anaerolineae bacterium, one genomic window encodes:
- a CDS encoding GNAT family N-acetyltransferase produces MAAPSSPFSILNASPRDLPALWRLEREAFARDAWPLLDLIAVLGWPGVVRLKAVDEEHRMLGFVAGEVRHGVGWIATLAVAASHRRRGIGRALLEACEARLPASLPIRLTVRRDNLPAIRLYRTAGYRPIAVWPRYYVDRSDALVMEKPPRG; encoded by the coding sequence GTGGCAGCGCCCAGTAGTCCCTTTTCCATCCTCAACGCTTCCCCGCGCGACCTGCCGGCCCTGTGGCGGCTGGAACGGGAAGCCTTTGCCCGCGACGCCTGGCCCTTGCTGGACCTGATCGCTGTGCTCGGATGGCCGGGGGTGGTGCGGCTCAAGGCCGTGGATGAGGAGCACCGTATGCTCGGCTTCGTGGCCGGCGAGGTGCGCCACGGCGTGGGATGGATTGCCACCCTGGCGGTGGCTGCCAGCCACCGACGGCGGGGCATCGGGCGGGCATTGCTGGAAGCCTGCGAGGCCCGCCTTCCAGCATCGCTCCCCATTCGCCTCACCGTGCGACGCGATAACCTCCCGGCCATCCGCCTGTATCGCACGGCAGGGTACCGCCCCATTGCCGTATGGCCCCGTTACTATGTTGACCGCAGCGACGCCCTGGTGATGGAAAAACCGCCCCGAGGTTGA
- a CDS encoding SPFH/Band 7/PHB domain protein, which translates to MVTTLMCTFGVLFLLVVLLLVSAIRIVPEYQRLVVFRLGRSMGAKGPGLVFLIPFIDRGIRVDLREQVREIPHQTCITKDNAAIAVDFIWYYRVLDAEQSVLQVGNFETAAQGMATTTLRAVVGGILLDDVLSEREHINNMLRTRLDEVTERWGVKVTNVEIREIVPPREIQEAMNRQMSAERNRRAQVTESLGQKEAAINVAEGEKQAAILKAEGEKQAAILKAEGERQAQILRAEGFAKALERIYHVAQTVDPKTMTLQYFETLKAMGSGPATKFIFPMEFTGLLQDFIKYRSSEGGGTEGGSAQ; encoded by the coding sequence ATGGTGACGACTCTAATGTGCACCTTCGGGGTGCTGTTTTTACTGGTCGTGTTGCTGCTGGTCAGCGCCATTCGCATCGTCCCCGAATATCAACGGCTGGTGGTCTTTCGTCTGGGCCGCAGCATGGGCGCCAAAGGGCCGGGTCTGGTGTTTCTGATCCCGTTCATCGATCGGGGCATTCGTGTCGATTTGCGGGAACAGGTGCGGGAGATCCCCCACCAAACCTGCATCACCAAAGACAATGCCGCCATTGCCGTGGATTTCATCTGGTACTACAGGGTGCTCGACGCCGAGCAAAGCGTGCTCCAGGTAGGCAACTTCGAGACCGCAGCCCAGGGCATGGCCACAACCACGCTACGCGCCGTGGTGGGTGGCATCTTGCTGGACGATGTGCTCTCCGAGCGTGAGCACATCAACAACATGCTGCGCACCCGCCTGGATGAGGTCACCGAGCGCTGGGGCGTCAAGGTGACCAATGTGGAAATCCGCGAAATCGTGCCGCCACGCGAAATCCAAGAGGCGATGAACCGCCAGATGTCGGCGGAGCGCAACCGGCGCGCCCAGGTCACCGAGTCCCTGGGTCAGAAGGAAGCCGCCATCAATGTGGCCGAAGGCGAGAAGCAGGCCGCCATCCTCAAAGCCGAGGGCGAAAAGCAAGCCGCCATCCTCAAGGCCGAGGGCGAACGCCAGGCACAAATCCTGCGCGCCGAGGGCTTCGCCAAGGCCCTGGAACGCATCTATCACGTGGCCCAGACGGTGGACCCCAAGACCATGACTCTGCAATACTTCGAAACCCTGAAGGCCATGGGCAGCGGACCGGCCACCAAGTTCATCTTCCCGATGGAGTTCACCGGACTGTTGCAAGACTTCATCAAGTACCGCTCCAGTGAAGGCGGCGGCACCGAAGGTGGCAGCGCCCAGTAG